The window TTTGTCTTGTAAATGAGATTCTTTGGGTTATtactcaaaaatataatataaagtttCTGAACTTCTCAAGGCACAAGACGCTACTAAAAGACAGCTCAATCATAGTAGATAATAGAATGACGCACAACACTGATAAAGATTCGTCCCCAAAGATTTCAGCAACGGTCTTTGCTTCAGTAGCGGTTACCATATGGAGAAGGAGGCATGTTGTTCTGAGGTCGATATGGTTCTCTTGGTCTTGCATACTCTGCAAATATGACCCACCCGTCAAGAAACTGCAGAGAAACAAAGAGGAGAGAATTAGCCCCAGATGTTAGTACATATAATAATAGATTTCGATTAGACATTTTGTATATGAGAAAATGGGTTTTAAGattaaaatgaatattataGATTTACCTTGCCATCCATTCCAGCTATGCCTTTGGCAGAATCTTCTAAGGTGGCATATCGAACAAATCCAAACCCTTTTGAATATCCCGAGACCCTGTCTGTGACAACCTTGGCTGCATAAACCAATCTGACAGTTAGTTCTCTGTTCGCGGATAAATGTTCATAATAAAGGAAGTTTAATATTACCATCAGCAACTTCTCCAAACTGAGCGAAAGCTGTCCTAAGACCTTCAGAAGTGGTGCGCTTACTAAgccctgaaaaaaaaacagatggaACAAAAAGAAACCTTTAGATTCAAAGATATTCAGCTTCATATATAAAGATAAACGAAGCTTCAGGAAACTGAGACAGAGCATCAGAACAGAACATGACTCTAGTTCCACACAAAGATAGTAACCAGATTTGAAAATGACAAAAACAAGACCTTTAAAAAGCTAGAAGCATCTGATACACATAGAATCATACAGCTAAGACACAGTGATCATTGATCAAGAAGGAACAGCAAAGAAGCTCACTTTCACTATTCCAATTGAGAAACCATAAATGTTTCTTCCGACATATATATAAAGCTCTCAATTGTAAAACCAAGCAGGGGTTAGTTAAAAAGAATTCACCTTTGTCCATGTAATCAATACAAATGATTTTAAGCACCAGTTAGCTACGAGCGAAGATAAACCCTCAAAAGCCCAGAAATGAAAATGAGAAGATAGAAAGATGCGTTTGTTACCGGAGACGAAGAGATTGGTGCTGGGATCCGCCTGAGGACGAGCCGGAGTTTCGGAATTAGCCTGTGGAGAGAGGAATGAAAAGTTTGTAGCGTTCGAGCAGAAGAGACGTCTCAATCCAACCGGAGCCGCAGCCATTTCCGTAGCCGCTCTCGCTATCGCAGGAAGTCTCATAGCCATCGCCATGGAATCAATTGATCGATCGGCGTATTGATAGCAAAGGTTTTAACTTTGAGACCTAAAACCCTAACGAAAAGCCGATCGATTGAGATTCTGCGAACAAAGGGTTTATGCGAAGAGAGTCACGACCTAAAAAGATACCCAAAATGACAATTATACCCCTGCATGTGCCAGCAGTTCAAAAATTACCATGGTACCTCCAAAGTAAAAGCTTTCAGAAAcatagtttttactttttacctATATCAATTTACCGTGGAGTCACGGTAGGTGAAAGGTAGTAAAATgtgcttttctttttgtttgaagTAAATTACTTGAAATTTGGGACAAAAATATGTTGACATAGATCAATGAACTTAACAACTGTAAAGGCCTAAATTAATAATCTTTTGATTAGTgttccaaaataataaaaaataatcttcTGATTTCTCTACAAACTTAATTTTCCATTAGCTTATCTACTCAAAATTGTATCTTTACTGTTCAATTTGATTATCTTGTAggaaattaataaaatgaataaTTGTCTACCAAACAAATGTTATTCTTTTTACAGTTACATTtctagtttctggcagaaggaAGTAAAATAAATGTGTACATTAGCAGAAGAAAGGAGAAACAAATGTCACCACAACTATAAACCTTCAAAGAAAAATAGAGCTTTTGATTTGCACTCTTCTCCCATCTTCTTCAACTTTACAAATCAAAACTCCATTATATTCTTGCCTCCAAATCTTTCGCATACCAAACAATTTCATGGTAGATGAACATTTCAAAGACACATCTTTCTATTTTACAATGTCCATTAAAGAACAGAGAGTCTTGGGCCATACTTGATAACAGTTCCGATTTATAAAATGTGTATTAGGCCATCTTATGGCCCAAAATAAAGCCCACTAAAAGCTTCAGCTTCACCTTAGTTCTCCGCCAAAACCGAACACTACATTCCGATCTACAAACACCTCTTCTGTTGTCTAAATCAGAGTCCTCCGATGGATCTCTTACGCAACTCGTACGCCAACGACTCCGACGACGAACCTGAACCGGTAACCGAAAACCGGTTAACATCTAAAACCGCCACACCGTCTCTTCCTTCAAAGCGCCCATACCCCGAACCGGAGGAGCGACAGTACAAACCAACACGTAAACCAAATCCACCATACAGTTCTTACTCCGATCCTCAAACCAGCTCCTCAACAATCCCGATCACATTCCCAGGTCGGTACGTTTCCAAGAGAGAGCGTTCCCTTCTAGCCTCTCTTTCAACTGCTCCTCCTACTCAAATTCAGAAACCCTCCGTTAACTCTCCTACTGGTACGTACCCTTACTGTTAATCTCCGTTATCTTTCTGCTAATAAAGTATTAACCTTTCTCAAAATCTCCAGTTCTCGGGAGCATCTCTGATTCACAAGTGCCTCGTCATGTTCTATCGAAAGGATCCTCTTTTCGAACCGGTATGCCGAGTAGAATGTCGGTTTCGTTAACCGGTCATACAAAGGCTGTAACTTCTATTGATTGGTCAACAAGTCATGGTATGTTCTTGTcccaaagtttcaaactttatgAGTGATACAAGTTGTATCTCTTGCCTCATTCATTTGTTCGTTAGAGTTGTTTTGCAGTTCACCTTCTTGCTTCAGCGGGGCTAGATGGTGCTGTCTACGTCTGGAATGTGTGGAGCAGCGGCGAGAAGAAAGTACGTTCCTTTCTCCATCACAATGCTCCGGTTAAAGATGTGAAGTGGTCGAAGCAAGGGCTGTCTCTGCTTTCGTGTGGATATGACTGCACTTCGAGGCTGTTTGATGTTGAGAGAGGGGTAGAGACGCAAGCTTTCAAGGAGGATCAGGTTGTCGGAGTTGTTAAGTTCCATCCAGACAATGCCAACCTGTTTCTTTCCGGAGGGCTCAAGGGGAG of the Brassica rapa cultivar Chiifu-401-42 chromosome A03, CAAS_Brap_v3.01, whole genome shotgun sequence genome contains:
- the LOC103857036 gene encoding organelle RRM domain-containing protein 2, mitochondrial is translated as MAMAMRLPAIARAATEMAAAPVGLRRLFCSNATNFSFLSPQANSETPARPQADPSTNLFVSGLSKRTTSEGLRTAFAQFGEVADAKVVTDRVSGYSKGFGFVRYATLEDSAKGIAGMDGKFLDGWVIFAEYARPREPYRPQNNMPPSPYGNRY
- the LOC103857038 gene encoding WD repeat-containing protein 25 yields the protein MDLLRNSYANDSDDEPEPVTENRLTSKTATPSLPSKRPYPEPEERQYKPTRKPNPPYSSYSDPQTSSSTIPITFPGRYVSKRERSLLASLSTAPPTQIQKPSVNSPTVLGSISDSQVPRHVLSKGSSFRTGMPSRMSVSLTGHTKAVTSIDWSTSHVHLLASAGLDGAVYVWNVWSSGEKKVRSFLHHNAPVKDVKWSKQGLSLLSCGYDCTSRLFDVERGVETQAFKEDQVVGVVKFHPDNANLFLSGGLKGSLRLWDIRSNKVVHEYVKDLGPILDVEFMPGGKRFVSSSDVSGRNISENAVIVWDVSREVPLSNQVYAEAYTCPCIKHHPRDSVFIAQSHGNYTAIFSANPPFKLNKYKRYEGHWVAGFPIKCNFSPDGETLVSGSSDGFIYVFGYKSTELIKKLKAYEHPCVDVAYHPVLPNVIACCSWDGQVSVFE